The Caulifigura coniformis genome includes a region encoding these proteins:
- a CDS encoding DUF1559 domain-containing protein → MLLNFGETFMLKRRGFTLIELLVVIAIIAILIALLLPAVQQAREAARRTQCKNNLKQVGLALHNYLDTFSIFPPGTTHQTGTGLPMGPNTNGHLNNWTWTAFIAPYVDQGNVYNNVQVGPFNLTQALNDAAKRDILLRPATVFQCPSDPGPAMNDLILFSTRPAGTTVPTALPKCNYVASNGSYSFRRTLGDPVANTDFNNGMFAAAGALAVNGGSCRRISEVTDGTSNTIAIGERCYQSGGVIYGAASLWGMRGAGDASGAEETGMVNAFACGWRSINAPQEPGTNPTHRRGFSSTHEGGAQFLLTDGAVRFISENIHHRPGARPVDTTFASLLGASDGNVVGEF, encoded by the coding sequence ATGCTGCTGAATTTCGGGGAGACGTTCATGCTGAAACGCCGCGGATTCACTCTCATCGAACTCCTGGTGGTGATTGCGATCATCGCCATCCTCATCGCCCTTCTGCTGCCGGCCGTGCAGCAGGCCCGGGAAGCCGCCCGGCGGACCCAGTGCAAGAACAACCTCAAGCAGGTTGGGCTGGCGCTTCACAACTATCTGGACACCTTCAGCATCTTCCCGCCGGGAACGACCCACCAGACGGGAACCGGCCTGCCGATGGGCCCCAACACGAACGGCCACCTTAACAACTGGACGTGGACCGCCTTCATCGCCCCCTATGTCGACCAGGGGAACGTTTACAACAACGTCCAGGTGGGCCCGTTCAACCTCACACAGGCACTCAACGACGCCGCAAAACGCGACATCCTGCTCCGGCCAGCCACCGTCTTTCAGTGCCCCTCTGACCCGGGTCCGGCGATGAACGACCTGATCCTGTTCAGCACGCGGCCCGCCGGAACGACCGTGCCGACCGCTTTGCCGAAATGCAATTACGTCGCGAGCAACGGCAGCTATTCCTTCCGCCGCACGCTCGGCGATCCGGTCGCCAACACCGACTTCAACAACGGCATGTTCGCAGCCGCAGGCGCGCTGGCGGTGAACGGAGGAAGCTGCCGCCGCATCTCCGAGGTGACGGACGGAACCTCGAACACGATCGCCATCGGCGAGCGGTGCTATCAGAGCGGCGGCGTGATCTACGGTGCCGCGTCGTTGTGGGGCATGCGTGGCGCGGGTGACGCTTCAGGCGCCGAGGAGACTGGCATGGTGAACGCATTTGCGTGCGGCTGGCGTTCGATCAACGCTCCCCAGGAGCCGGGAACCAATCCCACCCATCGCCGCGGATTCTCCAGCACGCACGAAGGCGGAGCCCAGTTTCTGCTGACCGACGGCGCCGTCCGGTTCATCAGCGAAAACATCCACCATCGTCCCGGCGCTCGGCCGGTCGATACGACCTTCGCCAGCCTGCTGGGCGCGAGCGACGGCAACGTTGTCGGCGAGTTCTGA
- a CDS encoding carboxypeptidase-like regulatory domain-containing protein — MVEKYVIRSRRNWLLSSLALALLAGCDNGPVVSSVKGTVSLDGRPLPNATLVFTPEAGGRSSLGRTDDNGLYNLLFTPGKEGALVGDMRVRITVAEEYQDSRDRTHIRPEKVPAKYNEKSELVVTVEPKDNVIDFDLQSK, encoded by the coding sequence ATGGTGGAAAAGTACGTGATCCGGAGCCGACGGAACTGGCTCCTGTCCTCTCTGGCCCTGGCCCTGCTCGCAGGTTGTGACAACGGCCCGGTCGTCAGCTCGGTCAAGGGAACCGTCAGCCTCGATGGCAGGCCCCTGCCGAACGCGACGCTCGTGTTCACTCCCGAGGCCGGCGGTCGCAGCTCGCTTGGCCGCACTGACGACAACGGGCTCTACAACCTGTTATTCACGCCGGGGAAAGAAGGCGCGCTCGTCGGAGACATGCGCGTCCGGATCACCGTCGCCGAAGAGTATCAGGACTCCCGCGACCGCACGCACATACGGCCCGAGAAGGTCCCCGCGAAGTACAACGAGAAGTCCGAACTCGTCGTCACCGTCGAACCCAAAGACAACGTGATCGACTTCGACCTCCAATCGAAGTAA
- a CDS encoding serine hydrolase codes for MIVASRCAALVLGLLALGAAPSPPQNRWPEFRGPSADGHATGCQLPLEWSEDKNVRWKVEIPGRGWSSPVVWDDQVWVTTGTLDGQTLSAMCFDRETGKVLFDRPIFRVERPSEIEKFNTYASPTPAIEEGRVYLSWGMYGIVCLDTKTFEPVWLRRDLQCEHYRGAGSSPVIIDDMLIEHYDGIDRQFVVALDKRTGETIWLTHRPRHFGTDNYDQKKAYATPIVINVDGQRQLISPTSKGLFAYDPATGEEIWRARYDQFSTPNRPIYEEGLLFIGTGFGKGVFLAMKPGGTGDVTDSNIVWKQARQMPSKPQAIYHEGLIYVVDDAGIVSCMQAADGDTVWQKRVGGNFSASPILCDHRIYLFDDGGKGTVISTGREYNELAKNELSDGCLASPAVAGNSLFVRTRTHLYCLADALAGKPADSASAPRIAAIDDALKPFIESKQVAGIVTLVAHEGKVVHQSSLGDADVEKHRPMGADAMFWIASMTKPQAATAVMILEQEGKLSIDDPVSKYIPSFAQLKHKDGSPVKETLTIKHLLTHTSGLGGFSLPKVGEVEQRLLEQQAELMARAPVNFEPGSKWAYGWSLQVAGRIVEIVSGKPFDDFMAERIFKPLGMQNATFSLNEEQRARLAVTYKMNGKKDGLVPTPNTFVSARTGVKQTPMPSGGLFADVESVRRFYQMLLNGGELDGVRVLKPETVKKMTSVQTGDLKTGFTEGNAWGLGVCLVREPQNVTAALSSGSFGHGGAYGTQVWCDPVKGTLYILLVQRSDMGNSDGSDLRKEFQNAAAKALGQ; via the coding sequence ATGATCGTTGCTTCTCGATGCGCGGCCCTGGTTCTCGGGCTCCTCGCCCTCGGCGCGGCCCCGTCGCCTCCTCAGAACCGCTGGCCCGAGTTCCGCGGGCCCTCGGCGGATGGACATGCGACCGGCTGCCAGCTCCCGCTCGAATGGAGCGAGGACAAGAACGTCCGCTGGAAGGTCGAGATTCCCGGGCGCGGCTGGTCTTCTCCGGTCGTGTGGGACGATCAGGTCTGGGTCACCACCGGGACGCTCGACGGGCAGACGCTGTCGGCGATGTGCTTCGACCGTGAAACGGGAAAAGTCCTGTTCGACCGACCGATCTTCCGCGTCGAGCGGCCGAGCGAGATCGAAAAGTTCAACACCTATGCGTCGCCCACGCCGGCCATCGAGGAAGGCCGCGTCTATTTGAGCTGGGGGATGTATGGGATCGTCTGTCTGGACACGAAGACGTTCGAGCCCGTCTGGCTGCGGCGGGACCTGCAGTGCGAGCACTATCGGGGCGCCGGATCCTCCCCGGTGATCATCGATGACATGCTCATCGAGCACTACGACGGAATCGACCGCCAGTTCGTCGTCGCCCTCGACAAGCGGACCGGAGAGACGATCTGGCTCACGCACCGTCCGCGTCATTTCGGAACCGACAACTACGACCAGAAGAAGGCCTACGCGACGCCGATCGTCATCAACGTCGACGGCCAGCGGCAGCTAATCAGCCCGACGTCGAAAGGGCTGTTCGCCTATGACCCGGCCACCGGCGAGGAAATCTGGCGGGCCCGCTACGACCAGTTTTCGACGCCGAACCGGCCGATTTACGAGGAAGGCCTGCTGTTTATCGGCACTGGATTCGGCAAAGGGGTGTTCCTGGCGATGAAGCCGGGAGGAACGGGGGACGTCACCGATTCCAACATTGTGTGGAAGCAGGCCCGGCAGATGCCGAGCAAACCGCAGGCGATCTACCACGAAGGGCTGATCTATGTGGTGGACGATGCGGGGATCGTTTCGTGCATGCAGGCGGCGGATGGCGACACGGTGTGGCAGAAGCGCGTCGGCGGGAACTTTTCGGCCTCTCCAATCCTCTGCGACCATCGGATCTACCTGTTCGATGACGGGGGCAAGGGGACCGTCATTTCAACGGGCCGGGAGTACAACGAACTCGCGAAGAACGAGCTTTCGGACGGCTGCCTCGCGTCGCCGGCGGTCGCCGGAAACTCACTGTTCGTCCGCACGCGCACGCACCTGTACTGCCTGGCCGACGCCTTGGCCGGGAAGCCGGCCGATTCCGCGTCGGCTCCGCGCATCGCCGCGATTGACGACGCTCTCAAGCCGTTCATCGAATCGAAGCAGGTAGCGGGAATCGTGACGCTGGTCGCGCACGAGGGGAAGGTGGTGCATCAGTCGTCGCTTGGCGACGCTGACGTCGAAAAGCACCGGCCGATGGGCGCGGACGCCATGTTCTGGATCGCTTCGATGACGAAGCCTCAGGCGGCGACGGCTGTGATGATCCTCGAGCAGGAAGGGAAGCTCTCGATCGATGACCCGGTTTCGAAATACATCCCGTCCTTCGCCCAGCTAAAGCACAAGGATGGCTCGCCTGTCAAAGAAACGCTGACGATCAAGCATCTGCTGACGCACACCTCGGGGCTGGGGGGCTTCTCACTTCCGAAAGTGGGTGAAGTGGAACAGCGCTTGCTCGAGCAGCAGGCCGAGCTGATGGCCAGGGCGCCGGTCAATTTCGAGCCCGGTTCGAAGTGGGCCTATGGCTGGAGCCTGCAGGTCGCAGGCCGGATCGTGGAGATTGTTTCCGGCAAACCGTTCGACGACTTCATGGCCGAGCGTATTTTCAAGCCGCTTGGCATGCAGAACGCCACGTTCTCGCTGAATGAGGAACAACGGGCCCGGCTCGCCGTCACGTACAAGATGAACGGGAAGAAGGACGGGCTCGTGCCGACCCCGAATACGTTCGTCTCGGCCCGGACAGGCGTGAAGCAGACGCCGATGCCCTCGGGCGGACTGTTCGCGGACGTCGAGAGCGTCCGCCGTTTCTACCAGATGCTTCTAAACGGCGGTGAACTTGATGGCGTGCGAGTGCTGAAGCCGGAAACCGTGAAAAAGATGACGTCGGTGCAGACGGGCGACCTCAAGACAGGCTTCACCGAAGGGAACGCCTGGGGCCTGGGCGTCTGCCTCGTCCGTGAGCCGCAGAATGTGACGGCCGCCCTGTCGTCCGGCTCCTTCGGGCATGGCGGCGCGTATGGCACGCAGGTCTGGTGCGATCCCGTGAAGGGAACGCTGTACATCCTGCTGGTGCAGCGATCCGACATGGGGAACAGCGACGGCTCGGATCTCCGGAAAGAGTTCCAGAACGCGGCGGCGAAGGCGCTGGGACAGTAG
- the ypfJ gene encoding KPN_02809 family neutral zinc metallopeptidase, which produces MRWQGREQSSNVEDRRGSGGPRMALGGGGMGILILALLIWFMGGNPLAVLQRGGGIQIGQPGGGGAQRPIDPADEPLKEMASVVLRDTEVVWNEVFQRQLGKKYQPTKMILFSDGVQSGCGVAGSETGPFYCPADGNVYLDLSFFRELEQRFDAAGDFAQAYVVAHEVGHHVQNLLGISDEVHMQQERHAQRGDKAGANEWSVRLELQADFLAGVWANRANKLQNILEQGDVEEAMRCAQAIGDDRLQKQARGTVRPDLFTHGTSAQRARWFRRGLETGDIQQGNALFELPYDQL; this is translated from the coding sequence ATGCGCTGGCAAGGCCGAGAACAGAGTTCCAATGTTGAAGACCGTCGAGGCTCGGGCGGACCAAGGATGGCCCTGGGCGGGGGCGGCATGGGCATCCTCATTCTGGCGCTCCTCATCTGGTTCATGGGGGGGAATCCGCTGGCGGTTCTGCAGCGGGGGGGCGGCATCCAGATCGGGCAACCGGGAGGCGGCGGGGCACAGCGTCCGATCGACCCGGCCGACGAACCGTTGAAGGAGATGGCGTCGGTGGTGCTTCGCGATACGGAAGTCGTCTGGAACGAGGTCTTCCAGCGGCAGCTGGGCAAGAAATACCAGCCGACGAAGATGATCCTGTTCAGCGACGGAGTGCAGTCGGGATGCGGCGTGGCGGGTTCGGAAACCGGCCCGTTCTACTGCCCGGCCGACGGCAATGTGTATCTCGACCTGAGCTTCTTCCGGGAACTCGAACAGCGATTCGACGCCGCCGGCGACTTCGCGCAGGCTTATGTCGTCGCGCACGAAGTGGGACACCATGTGCAGAACCTGCTCGGGATTTCGGACGAGGTTCACATGCAGCAGGAGCGCCACGCCCAGCGCGGCGACAAGGCGGGTGCGAACGAGTGGTCGGTCCGGCTGGAGCTGCAGGCCGATTTTCTGGCCGGCGTGTGGGCCAACCGGGCGAACAAACTGCAGAACATCCTGGAGCAGGGAGACGTCGAGGAAGCGATGCGATGCGCCCAGGCGATCGGCGACGACCGCCTGCAGAAGCAGGCTCGCGGCACGGTGCGGCCCGATCTCTTCACGCATGGAACGTCGGCGCAGCGGGCCCGCTGGTTCCGCAGAGGGCTGGAAACGGGCGACATCCAGCAGGGGAACGCCCTGTTTGAATTGCCCTACGACCAGCTTTAG
- a CDS encoding terminase large subunit domain-containing protein codes for MSRPTRVEGNRMLAAGWSLLCGGARLAAERGPASFRRMLAIDPRRPSEWFSEELQPWQERDFGLLDGAWEGLVHGRAAHPGVLRRAYRERPRGHSKTTDTAVQLAWVLIAARKPLNGLVAAADLEQAQLVQRALQRLARANPHLLGGLQFLESSIRNPASGCLLKVISSDVRSSWGELPDFVICDELCHWKSADLWYSLLSSAAKKPESVMLVLSNAGVGRGWQWAAREAARTDPAWCFSTLPRPQAPWITEESLEEQRRLLPPAVFARLWLNQWQHSDGEFVSLAEASACRDEALAPRHEGEPGRDYVASIDYAEKHDLTVGCICHREGAAILVDRMDVVRPSPLRATPVRWVSDWIHSVASAFPGVRFILDPHQLVSVIQSLESRFPIERYGFRGGQGNFEMAITLRQLILERQVRWYRGCGTVPGEEGLDRPDDLERELASLVIREQSGGRFRFDHRNDGEHHDDRSFALGVACQALVEHPAGGEVVWDIVSPEQGGLLG; via the coding sequence ATGAGCCGGCCCACACGCGTCGAAGGGAACCGAATGCTGGCTGCGGGCTGGTCGCTGCTGTGCGGTGGGGCGCGACTGGCGGCGGAGCGTGGGCCCGCGAGTTTTCGCAGGATGCTGGCGATCGATCCCCGGCGGCCGTCCGAGTGGTTCTCCGAGGAGCTGCAGCCGTGGCAGGAGCGTGACTTCGGACTCCTTGACGGCGCCTGGGAAGGCCTCGTGCATGGAAGGGCGGCTCATCCGGGCGTGCTTCGCCGGGCCTATCGCGAACGGCCGCGCGGACACTCCAAGACGACCGACACGGCGGTCCAGCTGGCCTGGGTGCTGATTGCCGCCAGGAAGCCGCTGAATGGTCTCGTGGCCGCGGCTGACCTGGAGCAGGCGCAGCTTGTCCAGCGCGCGCTTCAGCGTCTGGCGCGGGCCAATCCCCACCTCCTGGGCGGCCTGCAGTTCCTCGAAAGCAGCATTCGCAATCCGGCGAGCGGCTGTCTGCTGAAGGTGATCTCGTCCGACGTCCGCAGCTCGTGGGGAGAGCTCCCCGATTTCGTGATCTGCGACGAGCTGTGCCACTGGAAGTCGGCTGATCTGTGGTACTCACTTCTTTCGTCGGCGGCGAAGAAACCGGAGTCGGTAATGCTCGTGTTGAGCAACGCGGGGGTGGGACGGGGCTGGCAGTGGGCTGCCCGGGAGGCCGCGCGCACCGATCCCGCCTGGTGCTTCTCGACCCTGCCGCGTCCGCAGGCTCCGTGGATCACGGAAGAATCGCTCGAGGAGCAGCGTCGGCTCCTTCCGCCGGCGGTCTTCGCGCGCCTGTGGCTGAACCAGTGGCAACATTCGGACGGAGAATTCGTTTCGCTGGCCGAGGCGAGCGCCTGCCGCGACGAGGCGTTGGCGCCGCGGCATGAGGGGGAGCCGGGTCGCGACTACGTCGCCAGCATCGACTACGCCGAAAAGCACGATCTCACTGTCGGGTGCATCTGCCATCGGGAAGGGGCCGCGATTCTCGTCGACCGCATGGACGTGGTCCGTCCTTCGCCGCTGCGGGCGACACCTGTCCGCTGGGTGAGTGACTGGATTCACTCCGTGGCGAGCGCCTTTCCCGGCGTGCGGTTCATTCTCGACCCGCATCAACTGGTGTCGGTCATCCAGTCGCTGGAGAGCCGCTTTCCGATTGAGCGTTACGGATTCCGCGGCGGCCAGGGCAACTTCGAAATGGCAATCACGCTCCGGCAGTTGATTCTCGAACGCCAGGTGCGGTGGTACCGCGGGTGTGGAACGGTCCCGGGCGAGGAGGGCCTCGATCGGCCGGACGACCTGGAAAGGGAGCTGGCGAGCCTGGTGATCCGCGAGCAGAGCGGCGGGCGTTTTCGTTTTGATCACCGGAACGATGGGGAGCATCACGACGATCGTTCTTTTGCGCTCGGCGTCGCCTGCCAGGCCCTGGTAGAGCATCCGGCCGGAGGGGAGGTTGTGTGGGACATCGTTTCGCCGGAGCAGGGGGGGCTGCTGGGATAG
- a CDS encoding helix-turn-helix domain-containing protein: MTSEAGGITETWTEPVPLTLAQQKEFVRLVSQGASPAAVCSQLGVSLESARLTMERDARFRRHMKPVPQTLGENVRAAMYLKAMKGTVSAQTFWLKEEAAHDAAGEDEIPVTPRELIEKLDRVRKVLAEDFPGEVCE, translated from the coding sequence GTGACGTCTGAAGCGGGCGGGATCACGGAGACGTGGACGGAGCCCGTGCCGTTGACGTTGGCGCAACAGAAGGAGTTCGTGCGGCTCGTGTCGCAGGGGGCGTCGCCGGCCGCAGTCTGTTCGCAACTGGGGGTGTCCCTGGAATCGGCCCGGCTGACGATGGAGCGTGATGCGCGCTTCCGTCGGCACATGAAGCCCGTTCCCCAAACGCTCGGGGAGAACGTCCGGGCCGCCATGTATCTGAAAGCGATGAAGGGAACGGTGTCGGCCCAGACGTTCTGGCTGAAGGAGGAGGCGGCGCACGACGCGGCTGGTGAGGACGAGATTCCGGTCACTCCGCGGGAACTGATCGAGAAGCTCGATCGCGTCCGAAAGGTGCTCGCGGAAGACTTTCCCGGGGAGGTCTGCGAATGA
- a CDS encoding GNAT family N-acetyltransferase, which translates to MTRFQTLLWHGDEPVGICVFSTPPLSLAGRNRFFGRSGQFDRLRLRSLNHNLVLLSRVVLHPTYRGAGIGSEFVRRSCQLCRFPWIEALTEMGRINPFFERAGFVRVPTVAGGVRKVQSRTGHSSIYGGRRKDGSRKLVSQETYDKSRYARPVYYIFDNRDAGGRLGS; encoded by the coding sequence TTGACGCGGTTCCAGACGCTGCTGTGGCATGGCGACGAGCCGGTCGGGATCTGTGTGTTCTCGACGCCGCCATTGTCGCTGGCGGGACGGAACCGGTTTTTCGGACGGAGCGGGCAGTTCGACCGGCTGCGACTGCGTTCGCTCAACCACAACCTGGTTCTGCTGTCGCGGGTGGTGCTGCATCCGACATACCGGGGCGCGGGGATCGGGTCGGAATTCGTCCGGCGTTCGTGTCAGCTGTGCCGGTTTCCGTGGATTGAAGCGCTGACGGAGATGGGGCGCATCAATCCCTTCTTCGAGAGGGCGGGATTCGTTCGCGTCCCGACAGTCGCAGGCGGGGTGAGGAAGGTGCAGTCGCGCACAGGACATTCATCGATTTACGGAGGGCGGCGCAAGGATGGCAGCCGAAAACTCGTCTCACAGGAAACGTACGACAAAAGCCGGTACGCACGACCGGTCTACTACATCTTCGACAACCGGGACGCGGGCGGTCGTCTCGGGTCGTGA
- a CDS encoding ATP-binding cassette domain-containing protein has product MRITVAHDFLPKTCTVRAARVMDHFGIGFEQGRHHLAEDLDLPIRSGDVVLFTGPSGSGKSSLMRAAALQLQGPSGGGVVSADAGEGPPGARVLWIEDLPAGDELLVDALPLETLDAMQLLAQCGLSEARLLLRRPCELSDGQRYRFRLARALAEKPDWIVADEFTATLDRTLAKVIAFNIRRLAERTGTGFLLATTHEDVAQDLSPDVQVRCGLEGTFEVVRAEARESPAAMGPAGRKKKESASRGSCGSARRPVATGRISLGGIIGVTDWR; this is encoded by the coding sequence ATGCGAATCACCGTTGCCCACGATTTTCTTCCGAAAACCTGCACCGTTCGCGCCGCGCGCGTGATGGACCATTTCGGAATCGGCTTCGAACAGGGACGGCATCACCTGGCCGAGGACCTGGATCTTCCGATTCGTTCCGGCGACGTGGTGCTGTTTACCGGGCCTTCCGGATCGGGGAAGTCGTCGCTCATGCGGGCGGCCGCTCTGCAATTGCAGGGGCCGTCTGGCGGGGGCGTCGTTTCAGCGGACGCCGGTGAAGGACCGCCCGGAGCCAGGGTGCTGTGGATCGAGGATCTGCCGGCGGGGGACGAGTTGCTCGTCGACGCCCTTCCGCTCGAAACGCTGGACGCCATGCAGCTTCTGGCCCAGTGCGGGTTGAGCGAGGCCCGACTTCTCCTGCGGCGCCCGTGTGAACTGAGCGATGGCCAGCGATACCGCTTCCGGCTGGCGCGGGCCCTGGCGGAAAAGCCGGACTGGATCGTCGCGGACGAATTCACGGCGACGCTCGACCGGACGCTGGCCAAAGTGATCGCCTTCAACATCCGCCGCCTGGCCGAACGGACCGGAACCGGTTTCCTGCTGGCGACGACGCATGAGGACGTGGCGCAAGACCTGTCGCCCGATGTGCAGGTGCGGTGCGGACTCGAGGGGACGTTCGAGGTCGTGCGTGCTGAGGCGCGTGAGTCGCCGGCGGCGATGGGGCCCGCGGGTCGCAAAAAAAAAGAGTCAGCTTCGCGGGGGAGCTGTGGATCAGCGAGGCGACCCGTGGCGACTGGCCGTATTTCGCTGGGTGGCATTATCGGAGTCACCGACTGGCGTTGA
- a CDS encoding cold-shock protein, with product MAEGTIKRLTDKGFGFIDMGTGKDLFFHMSALQGTRFDDLREGQRVSFTEGRGPKGPNAENVRAL from the coding sequence ATGGCTGAAGGTACGATTAAGCGTCTGACGGACAAGGGCTTTGGATTCATCGACATGGGCACGGGCAAAGACCTGTTCTTCCACATGTCGGCCCTCCAGGGCACGCGGTTCGACGATCTCCGCGAAGGGCAGCGGGTTTCGTTCACGGAGGGCCGCGGCCCGAAGGGACCGAATGCGGAAAACGTGCGGGCGCTCTAA
- a CDS encoding MgtC/SapB family protein, which translates to MDDLWKGVVEDFSDIPSIAESLRFLVRLVLAAALGGLLGFERARSGKSAGLRTHMLVALGSALFAMIPQQAGVTLTDMSRVVQGIVTGIGFIGAGAILKQSESQQVHGLTTAAGLWLTAAIGMSAGMGREMTAILGAVLAFVILAALQGVESRVTRSLNQTAGALERAAGDTVRMKIEPLPRQGNEGSA; encoded by the coding sequence ATGGACGATTTGTGGAAAGGGGTCGTCGAGGACTTTTCGGACATTCCATCGATCGCCGAGTCGTTGCGATTCCTTGTCCGGCTGGTGCTCGCGGCGGCGTTGGGCGGGCTTTTGGGTTTTGAGCGGGCGCGGTCGGGGAAGTCGGCCGGGCTGCGAACGCACATGCTGGTGGCGCTGGGTTCGGCGCTGTTTGCGATGATTCCTCAGCAGGCGGGTGTGACGTTGACGGACATGAGCCGGGTGGTGCAGGGGATCGTGACCGGGATCGGGTTCATTGGCGCGGGGGCGATTCTGAAGCAGTCGGAGTCGCAGCAGGTGCATGGGCTGACGACGGCGGCCGGGCTGTGGCTGACGGCGGCGATCGGGATGTCGGCCGGCATGGGGCGTGAGATGACGGCGATTCTCGGGGCCGTGCTGGCGTTCGTGATTCTTGCGGCGCTGCAGGGTGTGGAGAGCCGCGTGACGCGAAGCTTGAACCAGACGGCGGGGGCCCTGGAGCGTGCGGCGGGGGACACGGTGCGGATGAAGATCGAGCCGCTGCCGCGGCAGGGGAATGAGGGTTCGGCGTGA
- a CDS encoding secondary thiamine-phosphate synthase enzyme YjbQ, whose translation MSVCIAHPSLEESYGVSPCVPGSRTQMRCSNPLPHSNAMHITASVFINDDEAGLHHDYKLWLEKLAPFDASPATYFHNRTGEDNADAHMKRQIMGREVVVAVTMGKLDFGPWEQIFYGEFDGRRPKRVMVKIIGE comes from the coding sequence GTGTCGGTTTGCATCGCGCATCCTTCGTTGGAGGAGTCCTATGGAGTCTCCCCGTGCGTCCCGGGATCAAGAACTCAAATGAGGTGCAGTAACCCATTACCCCATTCGAACGCGATGCACATCACGGCCTCGGTGTTCATCAACGATGATGAGGCAGGACTGCATCACGACTACAAGCTGTGGCTGGAGAAGCTGGCCCCGTTCGATGCGTCGCCGGCGACGTACTTCCACAACCGCACGGGAGAGGACAATGCCGACGCCCACATGAAGCGGCAGATCATGGGGCGGGAGGTGGTCGTGGCGGTGACGATGGGGAAGCTGGACTTCGGCCCGTGGGAGCAGATCTTCTACGGAGAGTTCGATGGACGACGTCCGAAGCGGGTGATGGTCAAGATCATCGGAGAGTGA
- a CDS encoding recombinase family protein has protein sequence MDVLEADYGTPPRRSQEYQTRGKPSDFLHHLPALLSLTAVLRIVLYVRVSGRNQARGDNLEHRLQYLRNRLRGLNVEIIAEFTEVGSGWKNERPQLANAITFAREHGAVVVAASVDRFVRHLAYNSDRDEHFVPVVADFQQLMREAGSVRLATCMHPDATPVEVAKEQTKWNPNTGRPKKRKAGSLRDRHKGRLVYDQLRWMCILQIPLRRKAAILKVPVSTVQRWQDMTLEEWYDFTH, from the coding sequence ATGGACGTTCTCGAAGCGGACTATGGCACTCCTCCACGGAGGAGTCAGGAATATCAGACGCGGGGTAAACCGAGCGACTTCCTCCATCATCTTCCCGCCCTGCTATCGCTCACCGCAGTCCTGCGGATTGTCCTCTACGTGCGCGTCTCCGGTCGGAATCAAGCCCGCGGAGACAACCTCGAACATCGCCTCCAGTACCTCCGCAACAGGCTGCGGGGTCTGAACGTCGAAATCATCGCCGAGTTTACTGAGGTAGGATCCGGGTGGAAGAACGAACGCCCTCAGCTTGCCAATGCGATCACATTCGCCCGGGAACACGGTGCCGTTGTCGTCGCCGCGTCGGTGGACCGATTCGTTCGCCATCTGGCCTACAACAGTGACCGGGATGAACACTTCGTCCCTGTCGTCGCGGACTTCCAGCAGTTGATGAGAGAAGCCGGTTCGGTTCGCCTCGCGACGTGCATGCACCCTGACGCCACGCCTGTCGAGGTCGCCAAGGAACAGACGAAGTGGAATCCGAACACTGGTCGTCCGAAGAAACGTAAAGCCGGTTCACTACGTGATCGCCACAAGGGACGACTCGTCTACGACCAGCTTCGCTGGATGTGCATTCTCCAGATTCCACTGCGCCGAAAAGCCGCCATCCTCAAGGTCCCGGTGAGTACCGTTCAGAGGTGGCAGGATATGACGCTGGAAGAGTGGTACGACTTCACCCATTGA